One genomic region from Rattus norvegicus strain BN/NHsdMcwi chromosome 10, GRCr8, whole genome shotgun sequence encodes:
- the Tnfrsf12a gene encoding tumor necrosis factor receptor superfamily member 12A precursor (The RefSeq protein has 1 substitution compared to this genomic sequence), with translation MAPGWPRPLPQLLVLGFGLVLIRATAGEQAPGNAPCSSGSSWSADLDKCMDCASCPARPHSDFCLGCAAAPPAHFRMLWPILGGALSLALVLALVSGFLVWRRCRRREKFTTPIEETGGEGCPGVALIQ, from the exons ATGGCTCCGGGTTGGCCGCGGCCTCTGCCGCAGCTCCTCGTGTTGGGATTCGGGTTGGTGTTGATACACGCCACGGCCGGGGAGCAAGCACCAG GCAACGCCCCATGCTCAAGCGGCAGCTCCTGGAGCGCGGACCTCGACAAGTGCATGGACTGCGCTTCTTGTCCAGCGCGACCACACAGCGACTTCTGCCTGGGat GCGCAGCAGCACCTCCTGCCCACTTCAGGATGCTATGGCCCATTCTGGGAGGCGCTCTTAGTCTGGCCCTGGTTTTGGCGCTGGTTTCTGGTTTCCTGGTCTGGAGACGATGCCGCCGGAGAGAAAAGTTTACTA CCCCCATAGAGGAGACTGGTGGAGAAGGCTGCCCAGGTGTGGCACTGATCCAGTGA
- the Hcfc1r1 gene encoding host cell factor C1 regulator 1 isoform X1: protein MFHLENYKSQKALRVTQSLDARHNLSTPDVPECGSSRCAPRPGTAYRSTTKTAGPRAVMILQQPLERGPPGRDPRATTGVTLGLDTRSPCPELLLWRYPGSLIPEALRLLRLGDNPSPYYSASPAGEIMEL, encoded by the exons ATGTTCCATCTTGAGAACTACAAGTCCCAGAAGGCTCTACGTGTGACACAATCTCTCGACGCGCGACACAACCTCTCGACTCCGGACGTGCCTGAGTGTGGCTCTTCTCGTTGCGCCCCAAGACCTGGCACTGCCTATCGCTCAACAACTAAGACGGCAG GACCCCGAGCCGTAATGATCCTGCAACAGCCCCTGGAGCGAGGCCCCCCAGGGCGGGACCCACGGGCCACCACTGGGGTGACTCTTGGCCTGGATACCAG gagCCCTTGCCCCGAGCTGCTTCTCTGGCGCTATCCCGGGAGCCTGATTCCTGAGGCCCTCCGGCTGCTGAGGCTGGGGGATAACCCCAGTCCCTACTACTCTGCGTCCCCAGCTGGGGAGATCATGGAGCTCTGA
- the Hcfc1r1 gene encoding host cell factor C1 regulator 1 produces the protein MILQQPLERGPPGRDPRATTGVTLGLDTREPLHKHFLSEENMATHFSRLSLHNDHPYCSPPVTFPEALPPLRSPCPELLLWRYPGSLIPEALRLLRLGDNPSPYYSASPAGEIMEL, from the exons ATGATCCTGCAACAGCCCCTGGAGCGAGGCCCCCCAGGGCGGGACCCACGGGCCACCACTGGGGTGACTCTTGGCCTGGATACCAG GGAACCCTTGCACAAGCACTTCCTGTCTGAGGAGAACATGGCCACCCATTTCTCCCGACTCAGCCTACATAATGACCACCCCTATTGCAGTCCCCCTGTGACTTTTCCCGAAGCCCTGCCACCACTCAG gagCCCTTGCCCCGAGCTGCTTCTCTGGCGCTATCCCGGGAGCCTGATTCCTGAGGCCCTCCGGCTGCTGAGGCTGGGGGATAACCCCAGTCCCTACTACTCTGCGTCCCCAGCTGGGGAGATCATGGAGCTCTGA
- the Tnfrsf12a gene encoding tumor necrosis factor receptor superfamily member 12A isoform X1: protein MDCASCPARPHSDFCLGCAAAPPAHFRMLWPILGGALSLALVLALVSGFLVWRRCRRREKFTTPIEETGGEGCPGVALIQ from the exons ATGGACTGCGCTTCTTGTCCAGCGCGACCACACAGCGACTTCTGCCTGGGat GCGCAGCAGCACCTCCTGCCCACTTCAGGATGCTATGGCCCATTCTGGGAGGCGCTCTTAGTCTGGCCCTGGTTTTGGCGCTGGTTTCTGGTTTCCTGGTCTGGAGACGATGCCGCCGGAGAGAAAAGTTTACTA CCCCCATAGAGGAGACTGGTGGAGAAGGCTGCCCAGGTGTGGCACTGATCCAGTGA